The following coding sequences are from one Lathamus discolor isolate bLatDis1 chromosome 10, bLatDis1.hap1, whole genome shotgun sequence window:
- the BNIP1 gene encoding vesicle transport protein SEC20 gives MAAAACVPVRVCHQEIVRFDLEIKAAVQDIRDCPGPLSALTELNAAVKEKFRHLRGRIQELEQMAKEQDKESEKQALLREVENHKKQMLSNQAAWRKANLACKIAIDNSEKDQLLQGRDSLRQRKTTKESLAESASNITESLMGISRMMSQQVQQSEETVQTLANSSRTILEANEEFKSMSGTIQLGRKLITKYNRRELTDKLLIFLALALFLATVLYILKKRLFPFL, from the exons atggcggcggccgCCTGCGTGCCGGTGCGGGTCTGCCACCAGGAGATCGTCAGGTTCGACCTGGAGATCAAGGCGGCCGTGCAG GACATCCGGGACTGCCCGGGGCCGCTCAGCGCGCTCACGGAGCTCAATGCCGCCGTGAAGGAGAAGTTCCGCCACCTCCGTGGCCGCATTCAG GAGCTCGAGCAGATGGCGAAGGAGCAGGATAAGGAGTCAGAGAAACAAGCCTTGCTGCGGGAAGTGGAAAACCATAAGAAACAAATGCTCAG CAATCAGGCGGCTTGGAGAAAGGCTAATCTAGCATGCAAAATTGCCATTGACAACTCTGAGAAAGATCAACTGCTGCAGGGAAGAGACTCCTTAAGACAAAG gAAGACTACAAAGGAAAGTCTGGCAGAGAGTGCAAGTAACATCACAGAGAGTCTGATGGGCATTAGCAGGATGATGTCACAGCAAGTCCAGCAGAGTGAGGAGACTGTGCAAACCCTCG CCAATTCTTCACGAACCATCCTGGAAGCAAATGAAGAATTTAAGTCCATGTCTGGGACAATTCAGCTGGGGCGGAAGCTAATCACCAAATACAATCGCAGGGAGCTGACAGACAAGCTGCTCATCTTCCTCGCCCTCGCCTTATTCCTGGCCACGGTGCtctatattttgaaaaaaagacTCTTTCCATTTTTGTAA